The following proteins are encoded in a genomic region of Protaetiibacter sp. SSC-01:
- a CDS encoding serine hydrolase domain-containing protein: MSGPEQIPVGGTAAAPFEELREVFARAVSAQGEGGAALAVVRDGELVVDLWGGTYAADTVQPVFSVSKAVTAIVAAHAADAGLLDLDEPLASDWPEFRRASTAAITPRMVLAHRSGIASLDRRLGYDELMAGAAEDAVAQQEPYWEPNTRHGYHAFTFAPLLEGVFRRRVGTTVGEYLAEHVAGPLGVDVWLGLPDAAFPRVAKVRYLSPAISETRAAFVAASGIPAGTTAALSREMDIYNDPGFLRAGFPSSSGVAGARDLARLLAATLDGPLLSDAARRSFEEVLSRGTDAVLGVETAFSSGMQLPFAQLPLYGGRSYGHEAAGGSFVFADPDSGLAVAWTTDVFPRMAGASPAGLALVDTIRHCMRGLAPRTEPRSQR; encoded by the coding sequence ATGTCCGGTCCCGAGCAGATCCCGGTGGGCGGCACCGCGGCCGCCCCCTTCGAGGAGCTCCGCGAGGTGTTCGCGCGCGCCGTCTCGGCACAGGGCGAGGGCGGCGCCGCGCTCGCGGTCGTGCGCGACGGCGAGCTCGTCGTCGACCTGTGGGGCGGCACCTATGCGGCCGACACGGTGCAGCCGGTCTTCTCGGTCTCGAAGGCCGTCACCGCGATCGTCGCGGCCCACGCCGCCGACGCCGGGCTCCTCGACCTCGACGAGCCCCTCGCGAGCGACTGGCCCGAGTTCCGCCGCGCCTCGACCGCCGCGATCACGCCCCGCATGGTGCTCGCCCACCGCTCCGGCATCGCCTCGCTCGACCGCCGGCTGGGCTACGACGAGCTCATGGCCGGCGCCGCCGAGGACGCCGTCGCGCAGCAGGAGCCCTACTGGGAGCCGAACACGCGGCACGGCTACCACGCCTTCACGTTCGCCCCGCTGCTCGAGGGCGTCTTCCGGCGCCGCGTGGGCACGACCGTGGGGGAGTACCTCGCGGAGCACGTCGCGGGGCCGCTCGGCGTCGACGTGTGGCTCGGGCTGCCGGATGCCGCGTTCCCGCGCGTCGCGAAGGTGCGCTACCTGAGCCCCGCCATCTCGGAGACGCGCGCCGCCTTCGTGGCCGCGAGCGGCATCCCCGCGGGCACCACCGCAGCGCTCTCGCGCGAGATGGACATCTACAACGACCCGGGCTTCCTCCGGGCGGGCTTCCCCTCCTCGAGCGGGGTCGCGGGCGCACGCGACCTCGCTCGTCTCCTCGCCGCGACGCTCGACGGCCCGCTGCTGTCGGATGCCGCCCGTCGCTCGTTCGAGGAGGTGCTGTCGCGCGGCACCGACGCCGTGCTCGGCGTCGAGACCGCGTTCTCGTCGGGCATGCAGCTGCCGTTCGCTCAGCTACCGCTCTACGGCGGCCGCTCCTACGGGCACGAGGCGGCGGGCGGCTCGTTCGTCTTCGCCGACCCCGACTCGGGCCTCGCGGTCGCCTGGACGACCGACGTCTTCCCCCGCATGGCGGGGGCGAGCCCCGCGGGGCTCGCCCTCGTCGACACCATCCGCCACTGCATGCGGGGGCTCGCCCCGCGCACCGAACCCAGGAGTCAGCGATGA
- a CDS encoding sugar phosphate isomerase/epimerase, whose product MSHAHEGEPNIRFSTNIIGFYESGWWGLEPGLNHPRWTEAFWADPRRYFDGMLDGARDAGLEGVELAPDPAGWEAALKVYGSVDGFRAALDERGLELSSSYAHGRQLIGNAIADPELIPVADDAFRRHAEFLAEMGAGTIVSGNLPRSRFGNESPDDTATEEDFTRPVDREVHERFAEHLNRLGAITIEHGVKIAIHTDAYSICSRNEDIATVLELTDPASIALCPDAGHITLDGGDAVAVLRDHIDRIPTMHWKDCIGPKSGHLQRGDQKQRHEQTMQSFRILGSGIVDWETWMHILREHGWSGWATEEIDHSPDPVVELAQGLEYFREHLAPIYR is encoded by the coding sequence ATGAGCCACGCGCACGAGGGCGAGCCCAACATCCGCTTCAGCACCAACATCATCGGCTTCTACGAGTCGGGCTGGTGGGGGCTCGAGCCGGGCCTCAACCACCCGCGCTGGACTGAGGCCTTCTGGGCCGACCCGCGTCGCTACTTCGACGGGATGCTCGACGGCGCCCGCGACGCGGGGCTCGAGGGCGTCGAGCTCGCCCCCGACCCGGCCGGCTGGGAGGCCGCGCTCAAGGTCTACGGCAGCGTCGACGGCTTCCGCGCCGCCCTCGACGAGCGCGGACTCGAGCTGAGCTCAAGCTACGCCCACGGGCGCCAGCTCATCGGCAACGCGATCGCCGACCCCGAGCTCATCCCCGTCGCCGACGACGCGTTCCGCCGTCACGCCGAGTTCCTCGCCGAGATGGGTGCAGGCACGATCGTGTCGGGCAACCTCCCGCGCAGCCGGTTCGGCAACGAGAGCCCCGACGACACGGCGACCGAGGAGGACTTCACCCGTCCGGTCGACCGCGAGGTGCACGAGCGCTTCGCCGAGCACCTCAACCGCCTGGGCGCGATCACGATCGAGCACGGCGTCAAGATCGCGATCCACACCGACGCCTACTCGATCTGCTCGCGCAACGAGGACATCGCGACGGTGCTGGAGCTCACCGACCCCGCCTCGATCGCGCTGTGCCCCGACGCGGGCCACATCACCCTCGACGGCGGCGACGCCGTGGCGGTGCTGCGCGACCACATCGACCGCATCCCGACGATGCACTGGAAGGACTGCATCGGCCCGAAGTCCGGCCACCTCCAGCGCGGTGACCAGAAGCAGCGCCACGAGCAGACGATGCAGTCGTTCCGCATCCTCGGCTCGGGCATCGTCGACTGGGAGACGTGGATGCACATCCTGCGCGAGCACGGATGGAGCGGCTGGGCGACCGAGGAGATCGACCACTCGCCCGACCCGGTCGTCGAGCTCGCGCAGGGCCTCGAGTACTTCCGCGAGCACCTGGCGCCGATCTACCGCTGA
- a CDS encoding Gfo/Idh/MocA family protein has product MKELKVALVGAGFMGRAHSLAYALAPIASDLGATIVKQVLVDANAEVAATAASAYGWNESGTDWRAAVARDDIDIVDICTPPQFHAEIALAAIEAGKHVFCEKPITNDPDEARAIVAAAEKAGVVTQVGYNYRHTPAVSFAKKLLDEGKLGTPLQFRASYTQEVGFWADPNRWRATKATGGSGTVGDIGSHIIDLAEHLFGDIVRVAARARSYSGDGWRPESERVEGDLIDDAAVWLAEFANGAIGTFSVNQYGVGRKNRVYFEFDASRAAVQFDWNDREVFRVAYVDEPADHRGFRTIHTNDQHPDGWWRLAGLGTGYPDVSAIQMQHFVRAIVDGTPTAPDFARAAHVEDVVAAVYAAAQSDSWVTVGEAGAHA; this is encoded by the coding sequence GTGAAGGAACTGAAGGTCGCGCTCGTCGGAGCCGGATTCATGGGTCGCGCGCACAGCCTCGCCTACGCGCTCGCGCCCATCGCGAGCGATCTCGGCGCGACGATCGTCAAGCAGGTGCTCGTCGACGCGAACGCCGAGGTCGCGGCCACGGCGGCCTCCGCGTACGGCTGGAACGAGTCGGGCACCGACTGGCGTGCCGCCGTCGCCCGCGACGACATCGACATCGTCGACATCTGCACCCCGCCGCAGTTCCACGCCGAGATCGCCCTCGCGGCGATCGAGGCGGGCAAGCACGTGTTCTGCGAGAAGCCCATCACGAACGACCCGGACGAGGCGCGCGCCATCGTCGCCGCAGCCGAGAAGGCCGGAGTCGTGACGCAGGTCGGGTACAACTACCGCCACACGCCCGCGGTGTCGTTCGCCAAGAAGCTGCTCGACGAGGGCAAGCTCGGCACGCCCCTGCAGTTCCGGGCGAGCTACACGCAGGAGGTCGGCTTCTGGGCCGACCCGAACCGCTGGCGCGCCACCAAGGCCACGGGCGGGTCCGGCACGGTCGGCGACATCGGCTCGCACATCATCGACCTCGCCGAGCACCTGTTCGGCGACATCGTGCGCGTCGCCGCGCGCGCCCGCAGCTACTCGGGCGACGGATGGCGCCCCGAGTCCGAGCGTGTCGAGGGCGACCTCATCGACGACGCGGCCGTGTGGCTCGCCGAGTTCGCGAACGGCGCGATCGGCACCTTCAGCGTCAACCAGTACGGCGTCGGCCGGAAGAACCGCGTCTACTTCGAGTTCGACGCGAGCCGTGCCGCCGTGCAGTTCGACTGGAACGACCGCGAGGTCTTCCGTGTCGCCTACGTCGACGAGCCCGCCGACCACCGGGGCTTCCGCACCATCCACACGAACGACCAGCACCCCGACGGCTGGTGGCGCCTCGCCGGCCTCGGCACGGGCTACCCCGATGTCTCGGCGATCCAGATGCAGCACTTCGTGCGCGCGATCGTCGACGGCACGCCCACCGCGCCCGACTTCGCCCGCGCGGCGCACGTCGAGGACGTCGTCGCGGCCGTCTACGCCGCCGCCCAGTCGGACAGCTGGGTGACGGTCGGCGAGGCGGGGGCGCACGCATGA
- a CDS encoding helix-turn-helix domain-containing protein codes for MTTPAPAAVPPTAVRIDRLEVFSLTAGNWTLGDRPGGESYFDVAYLVAGVARLGAEPPALGPAQLAVLCGSGRVRVDVAGDAELIVVRVPESAAGPHAPALRAAAGRVQVAATGTSGLVAHLLRGLAAQGQACTDHPARLAQHVVGLIGLMCLDAADDDPTSGWRSSMLRDALDYIEEHLGELDLTPDRIAAAQNISTRTLHRLFEREGMTLGAWIRTRRLEHCRTDLADPAQAGVSVSAIGARWGLWDAAHFSRLFKSTFGASPRAYRQAALGSTGASELRASA; via the coding sequence ATGACCACGCCCGCCCCCGCCGCCGTCCCGCCGACCGCCGTCCGGATCGACCGCCTCGAGGTGTTCTCGCTCACCGCGGGGAACTGGACCCTCGGCGACCGCCCGGGCGGGGAGTCCTACTTCGACGTCGCGTACCTCGTGGCGGGCGTCGCCCGCCTCGGTGCGGAGCCCCCGGCGCTCGGCCCCGCGCAGCTCGCGGTGCTCTGCGGATCCGGACGCGTGCGGGTCGACGTCGCGGGCGACGCCGAGCTCATCGTCGTGCGCGTCCCCGAGAGCGCGGCCGGTCCGCACGCGCCCGCCCTGCGCGCCGCCGCCGGCCGCGTCCAGGTCGCCGCGACCGGAACCTCCGGTCTCGTCGCCCACCTGCTGCGGGGACTCGCCGCGCAGGGGCAGGCGTGCACCGACCACCCGGCCCGCCTCGCGCAGCACGTCGTGGGGCTCATCGGCCTCATGTGCCTCGACGCCGCAGACGACGACCCCACCAGCGGATGGCGCTCCTCGATGCTGCGCGACGCCCTCGACTACATCGAGGAGCATCTCGGCGAGCTCGACCTGACGCCCGACCGCATCGCGGCCGCCCAGAACATCTCCACCCGCACCCTGCACCGGCTCTTCGAGCGCGAGGGCATGACCCTCGGCGCCTGGATCCGCACCCGCCGCCTCGAGCACTGCCGCACCGACCTCGCCGACCCCGCCCAGGCGGGCGTCTCGGTGAGCGCGATCGGGGCCCGCTGGGGCCTGTGGGACGCCGCCCACTTCAGCCGCCTGTTCAAGTCGACCTTCGGGGCCTCGCCTCGCGCGTACCGGCAGGCCGCCCTCGGCTCGACCGGCGCATCCGAGCTGCGCGCATCCGCGTAG
- a CDS encoding LacI family DNA-binding transcriptional regulator — MSYVLNDVEGRAISDATRELVLRTARELGHVPYAPARMLRLGRSDVVLALVRDFSPGYISNTLLRKLDVALAERGFVLLIHRYDESLRSVQELWQLVSPSLVVVMGGLTLSEQEGLENTASRVLRVHGTMPNARIGRLQADHLTAKGHRVLGYVLPSEPSLQLIAGERLRGLQDECAQLGIPEPVVCTVDPADMDSVTAALDVFLASEGLTAVATHNDEIGLLLVSALQARGLEAGRDLAVIGVDNIPSARLDLTTVEIDVDRWGDDVVASAIALLDDIEPEPIDHDLLHVIERRTA; from the coding sequence GTGAGCTATGTGCTCAACGACGTCGAGGGCCGCGCGATCTCGGATGCGACGCGCGAGCTCGTGCTGCGCACCGCGCGCGAGCTCGGCCACGTGCCGTACGCGCCGGCCCGGATGCTGCGCCTCGGCCGCAGCGATGTCGTGCTCGCCCTCGTGCGCGACTTCTCGCCCGGCTACATCTCGAACACGCTGCTGCGGAAGCTCGACGTCGCGCTCGCGGAGCGCGGTTTCGTGCTGCTCATCCACCGCTACGACGAGTCGCTGCGCTCCGTGCAGGAGCTCTGGCAGCTCGTCTCGCCGAGCCTCGTCGTCGTCATGGGCGGCCTCACCCTCAGCGAGCAGGAGGGGCTCGAGAACACCGCGAGCCGCGTCCTGCGCGTGCACGGCACGATGCCGAACGCGCGCATCGGCCGACTGCAGGCCGACCACCTGACCGCGAAGGGGCATCGCGTGCTGGGCTACGTGCTGCCGAGCGAGCCGAGCCTCCAGCTCATCGCGGGGGAGCGTCTCCGCGGCCTCCAGGACGAGTGCGCGCAGCTCGGCATCCCCGAGCCCGTCGTGTGCACGGTCGATCCCGCCGACATGGACTCGGTGACCGCCGCGCTCGACGTCTTCCTCGCGAGCGAGGGGCTCACGGCCGTCGCGACGCACAACGACGAGATCGGGCTGCTCCTGGTGAGCGCGCTGCAGGCGCGCGGGCTCGAGGCGGGGCGCGACCTCGCCGTCATCGGCGTCGACAACATCCCCTCCGCCCGGCTCGACCTGACGACCGTCGAGATCGACGTCGACCGCTGGGGCGACGACGTCGTGGCGTCGGCGATCGCGCTGCTCGACGACATCGAGCCCGAGCCGATCGACCACGATCTGCTGCACGTCATCGAGCGCCGCACGGCCTGA
- a CDS encoding Gfo/Idh/MocA family protein, with amino-acid sequence MSLPTTLPEPVIPRLVGGPTLRWGVLAPGFIAGVFASTLHRNTDQRIAAVASRSAERAETFARSHGIDRSYDDYRALVDDPGIDIVYVAAPHTEHLALATLALEAGKHVLVEKPIAASADEARRIAEAARAAGRFAMEAMHTRFHPRMTVIERLLADGALGELRLVQAELGLGNVPVDPTSRLYDPALGGGAALDLGVYPLWFHDFVLGAPTRLDVSGTLAVTGVEDQWNATLHHDDGATGEIAATMRTWTPSHAAIGGAEGRIHLDSRHPQPGGFTVYDVRNQPVSRFDDETGVVGTDGLCRQAAWAAQHIADGLLESPLHPLATSIRVLETVDGVRAGLGAAPIGEDAA; translated from the coding sequence ATGTCGCTGCCGACAACGCTGCCCGAGCCCGTCATCCCCCGCCTCGTCGGAGGCCCCACCCTGCGCTGGGGCGTTCTCGCTCCCGGCTTCATCGCGGGCGTCTTCGCGTCGACGCTGCACCGCAACACCGACCAGCGGATCGCCGCGGTCGCCTCGCGCAGCGCCGAGCGGGCCGAGACGTTCGCGCGCAGCCACGGGATCGACCGCAGCTACGACGACTACCGCGCCCTCGTCGACGACCCGGGCATCGACATCGTCTACGTCGCCGCTCCCCACACCGAGCACCTCGCGCTCGCGACGCTCGCCCTCGAGGCCGGCAAGCACGTGCTCGTCGAGAAGCCGATCGCCGCGAGCGCCGACGAGGCGCGCCGGATCGCCGAGGCGGCGCGCGCGGCGGGGCGCTTCGCGATGGAGGCGATGCACACGCGCTTCCACCCGCGCATGACCGTCATCGAGCGCCTGCTCGCCGACGGCGCCCTGGGCGAGCTGCGGCTCGTGCAGGCCGAGCTCGGCCTCGGCAACGTGCCCGTCGACCCGACGAGCCGCCTCTACGACCCCGCCCTCGGCGGCGGGGCCGCTCTCGACCTCGGCGTCTACCCGCTGTGGTTCCACGACTTCGTGCTCGGCGCCCCGACCCGCCTCGACGTGAGCGGCACGCTCGCCGTGACCGGCGTCGAGGACCAGTGGAACGCGACCCTCCATCACGACGACGGCGCGACCGGCGAGATCGCCGCCACGATGCGCACGTGGACCCCGAGCCACGCCGCGATCGGCGGGGCCGAGGGCCGCATCCACCTCGACTCGCGGCATCCGCAGCCCGGCGGCTTCACCGTGTACGACGTGCGCAACCAGCCCGTGTCGCGCTTCGACGACGAGACCGGCGTCGTCGGCACCGACGGGCTCTGCCGACAGGCCGCCTGGGCCGCGCAGCACATCGCCGACGGCCTGCTCGAGTCGCCCCTGCACCCGCTCGCCACGAGCATCCGCGTGCTCGAGACCGTCGACGGCGTGCGCGCCGGTCTCGGCGCCGCCCCGATCGGAGAGGACGCCGCATGA
- a CDS encoding NADP-dependent oxidoreductase codes for MITARYARYGGPEVVELVELPRPEPGPGEYLVELRAAGLNPADVKVRRGATPVAPLPSGIGREFAGVVVAVGEGAARYRVGDEVIGTGEWVIGEYATAPEELLAAKPAELPWTWAASIPVAIQTAAVAVASQDPRPGDTVLVSAAAGGVGFFASQLAVRTGARVIGTASERNHALLRELGVEPIVYGDGLEERLRALAPEGIDIVLDHQGRETIETALALGVARDRINTISGYDGWYAVRYVGRKGMNRELVERLASELVDGTLRMRIEAEYPLARIRDGYRHLESGHLAGKVVLTI; via the coding sequence ATGATCACCGCCCGTTACGCCCGCTACGGAGGCCCCGAGGTCGTCGAGCTCGTCGAGCTGCCCCGACCGGAGCCCGGACCCGGCGAGTACCTCGTCGAGCTGCGCGCCGCGGGGCTCAACCCCGCCGACGTCAAGGTGCGCCGCGGTGCGACGCCGGTCGCCCCGCTCCCCTCCGGCATCGGCCGCGAGTTCGCGGGCGTCGTCGTCGCCGTCGGCGAGGGGGCGGCGCGCTACCGCGTCGGCGACGAGGTCATCGGTACGGGCGAGTGGGTCATCGGCGAGTACGCGACGGCTCCCGAGGAGCTGCTCGCAGCGAAGCCCGCCGAGCTGCCCTGGACGTGGGCGGCGAGCATCCCGGTCGCCATCCAGACCGCGGCCGTCGCCGTCGCCTCGCAGGATCCGCGGCCCGGCGACACCGTGCTCGTGAGCGCCGCCGCGGGCGGCGTGGGCTTCTTCGCCTCGCAACTGGCTGTGCGCACGGGCGCACGCGTTATCGGCACGGCGAGCGAGCGCAACCACGCGCTGCTGCGCGAGCTCGGGGTCGAGCCCATCGTGTACGGCGACGGCCTCGAGGAGCGTCTCCGCGCTCTCGCGCCCGAGGGCATCGACATCGTGCTCGACCACCAGGGCCGCGAGACGATCGAGACCGCGCTCGCGCTCGGCGTCGCCCGCGACCGCATCAACACGATCTCCGGCTACGACGGCTGGTACGCCGTGCGCTACGTGGGCCGCAAGGGCATGAACCGCGAGCTCGTCGAGCGCCTCGCGAGCGAGCTCGTCGACGGCACGCTCCGCATGCGGATCGAAGCCGAGTATCCGCTCGCGCGCATCAGGGACGGCTACCGCCACCTCGAGTCGGGCCATCTGGCGGGCAAGGTCGTGCTCACGATCTGA
- a CDS encoding ABC transporter substrate-binding protein produces MQWNRKLTIGAATLAATGLLLAGCSAPGTESGGGATDDGTFLKIDWLANEKAGIDAVVAAFQEANPDIQVVVTTADTAQYQASIRTQLGTGTAADVFYVWPGDGNTAAIRQLDGGDFMTDLSDQDWVSAYPDFIRELVSIDGAAYIMAPLATAFAPVYNQAALDEAGLTAPTTWSDVIPFCEAASAAGKVAYALAGNNLYAGQAPYYALVADLVYGEGTEFDQELLDGKTTFSDHEGYVEATEKYVDMIDAGCFQPNATGTPYDESNRMVAQGEAFGQFLIGTRIAALQAVAPDGEFRIHPFHSDDDESTNAVTLSTQGGAAIYAKTPRQETAKKFVQFLADNIELYQAAMPGTVPTITEGYSPADANEEYLVAALDEGHAVHYLNQMWPNARIESAMVNGIQGLLVGSATPADMLASMQKEFDTK; encoded by the coding sequence ATGCAGTGGAACCGAAAGCTCACGATCGGAGCTGCCACGTTGGCGGCGACCGGTCTGCTTCTCGCCGGATGCTCGGCACCCGGCACCGAGAGTGGTGGTGGCGCGACCGACGACGGCACCTTCCTCAAGATCGACTGGCTGGCCAACGAGAAGGCCGGTATCGACGCCGTGGTCGCGGCGTTCCAGGAGGCCAACCCCGACATCCAGGTGGTCGTGACGACCGCCGACACGGCGCAGTACCAGGCCTCGATCCGCACGCAGCTCGGCACGGGGACCGCGGCGGACGTGTTCTACGTGTGGCCGGGCGACGGGAACACGGCCGCCATCCGCCAGCTCGACGGTGGCGACTTCATGACCGACCTCTCGGACCAGGACTGGGTCTCCGCCTACCCCGACTTCATCCGCGAGCTCGTGAGCATCGACGGCGCGGCCTACATCATGGCCCCGCTCGCGACGGCCTTCGCCCCCGTCTACAACCAGGCGGCGCTCGACGAGGCGGGGCTCACCGCTCCGACCACGTGGAGTGACGTCATCCCGTTCTGCGAGGCCGCCTCGGCCGCCGGCAAGGTCGCCTACGCGCTCGCCGGCAACAACCTCTACGCCGGCCAGGCGCCGTACTACGCGCTCGTCGCCGACCTCGTCTACGGCGAGGGCACCGAGTTCGACCAGGAGCTGCTCGACGGCAAGACGACCTTCTCCGACCACGAGGGCTACGTGGAGGCGACCGAGAAGTACGTCGACATGATCGACGCGGGCTGCTTCCAGCCGAACGCGACCGGCACGCCGTACGACGAGTCGAACCGCATGGTCGCGCAGGGCGAGGCCTTCGGCCAGTTCCTGATCGGCACGCGCATCGCGGCGCTGCAGGCCGTCGCCCCGGACGGCGAGTTCCGCATCCACCCCTTCCACAGCGACGACGACGAGAGCACCAACGCCGTGACGCTGTCGACGCAGGGTGGCGCGGCGATCTACGCCAAGACGCCGCGTCAGGAGACCGCGAAGAAGTTCGTGCAGTTCCTCGCCGACAACATCGAGCTGTACCAGGCGGCCATGCCGGGCACCGTCCCGACGATCACCGAGGGCTACAGCCCGGCCGACGCCAACGAGGAGTACCTCGTCGCGGCTCTCGACGAGGGCCACGCGGTGCACTACCTCAACCAGATGTGGCCCAACGCCCGCATCGAATCGGCCATGGTGAACGGCATCCAGGGCCTGCTCGTGGGCTCGGCGACGCCGGCCGACATGCTGGCCTCGATGCAGAAGGAGTTCGACACCAAGTAG
- a CDS encoding carbohydrate ABC transporter permease, producing the protein MNRYTWRTGTLEGVMIVVALIFMVPVYVLINLSIRDQTDLSSPLVPTANPTFDNFANAWAQSGLGQAMVNSAVITVVSVLLLVGLGSLCAYGLARATARWSAPAFYLFMIGLLVPFQLGLVPLYRNFAALGLLGTMVPLVIIYVGLRLPFTLFLYTTFLRQIPAEYEEAASLDGAGTFGRFRRVVFPLLRPITGTVIILNGLFVWNDFLTPLLYLSGSPNRTVPIAVYSFVNENTTVWPLVFAALLISVIPVLIAFFVFQKTLIQGFASGIKG; encoded by the coding sequence ATGAACCGATACACGTGGCGCACCGGCACCCTCGAGGGCGTGATGATCGTCGTCGCCCTGATCTTCATGGTCCCGGTGTACGTGCTCATCAATCTCTCGATCCGCGACCAGACCGACCTCTCGTCGCCGCTCGTCCCGACCGCGAACCCGACGTTCGACAACTTCGCGAACGCGTGGGCGCAGTCCGGTCTCGGGCAGGCGATGGTCAACAGCGCCGTCATCACGGTCGTGAGCGTGCTGCTGCTCGTCGGGCTCGGATCGCTGTGCGCCTACGGCCTCGCTCGTGCCACGGCCCGCTGGTCGGCGCCGGCCTTCTACCTGTTCATGATCGGCCTGCTCGTGCCGTTCCAGCTCGGCCTCGTGCCGCTGTACCGCAACTTCGCGGCGCTCGGCCTGCTCGGCACGATGGTGCCGCTCGTCATCATCTACGTCGGGCTGCGCCTGCCGTTCACGCTGTTCCTCTACACGACGTTCCTGCGACAGATCCCCGCCGAGTACGAAGAGGCCGCGTCCCTCGACGGAGCGGGCACCTTCGGTCGCTTCCGCCGCGTGGTGTTCCCGCTGCTGCGGCCGATCACGGGCACCGTGATCATCCTCAACGGACTCTTCGTCTGGAACGACTTCCTCACCCCGCTGCTCTACCTCAGCGGATCGCCGAACCGCACCGTGCCGATCGCCGTCTACAGCTTCGTCAACGAGAACACGACGGTCTGGCCGCTCGTGTTCGCGGCTCTGCTCATCAGCGTCATCCCCGTGCTCATCGCGTTCTTCGTCTTCCAGAAGACCCTCATCCAGGGATTCGCGAGCGGCATCAAGGGCTGA
- a CDS encoding carbohydrate ABC transporter permease, which translates to MTAATEPSPAETGRTVRESAARRNARRTGSRFIWLFILPAAVFYGFVVLIPSFQGVFFSFTNWNGLSSDWSFVGIDNFTRLFEDAVSVKAIGNTFLYAILSTVFENILGLLVALALHSRIKSRNVLRVLFFMPVVLLSVVIAYLWQYLFQVNNGAITQLLHAIGLHDANPNWLGDPNLVVYSISIIVIWQFTGYTMVIYLAGLQGIPPEQLEAAAIDGAGPIARFWYVVRPLLAPAITVNIMLSLIRGFMIFDQVWVTTGGGPADSSHSLSTLVYRTAFQFGELGRGAAIALVLAVIVGILGFFQYRGLLRSGGAR; encoded by the coding sequence GTGACCGCTGCGACCGAGCCGTCGCCGGCCGAGACCGGCCGGACGGTGCGCGAGTCCGCGGCCCGTCGGAACGCCCGACGCACGGGGAGCCGTTTCATCTGGCTCTTCATCCTGCCGGCGGCCGTGTTCTACGGGTTCGTCGTGCTCATCCCGAGCTTCCAGGGCGTGTTCTTCTCGTTCACCAACTGGAACGGGCTCTCGAGCGACTGGTCGTTCGTCGGCATCGACAACTTCACGCGCCTGTTCGAGGACGCCGTGAGCGTCAAGGCGATCGGCAACACGTTCCTGTACGCGATCCTCTCGACGGTCTTCGAGAACATCCTCGGCCTGCTCGTCGCGCTCGCCCTGCACTCGCGCATCAAGAGCCGCAACGTCCTGCGCGTGCTGTTCTTCATGCCCGTCGTGCTGCTGTCCGTCGTCATCGCGTACCTCTGGCAGTACCTGTTCCAGGTCAACAACGGCGCGATCACCCAGCTGCTGCACGCGATCGGACTGCACGACGCCAACCCCAACTGGCTCGGCGACCCCAACCTCGTCGTCTACTCGATCAGCATCATCGTGATCTGGCAGTTCACGGGCTACACGATGGTCATCTATCTCGCGGGCCTCCAGGGCATTCCGCCGGAGCAGCTCGAGGCGGCCGCGATCGACGGCGCGGGGCCCATCGCGCGATTCTGGTACGTCGTCCGCCCGCTGCTCGCGCCCGCCATCACGGTCAACATCATGCTGTCGCTCATCCGCGGCTTCATGATCTTCGACCAGGTCTGGGTGACGACGGGCGGCGGCCCCGCCGACTCGAGCCACTCGCTCTCGACCCTCGTCTACCGCACCGCCTTCCAGTTCGGCGAGCTCGGACGAGGCGCGGCGATCGCCCTCGTGCTCGCCGTCATCGTCGGGATCCTGGGCTTCTTCCAGTACCGCGGCCTGCTGCGCTCCGGAGGTGCGCGATGA